Proteins encoded by one window of Salvia splendens isolate huo1 chromosome 5, SspV2, whole genome shotgun sequence:
- the LOC121802350 gene encoding vesicle-associated membrane protein 722-like, translated as MGQQSLIYSFVARGTVILTEYTEFTGNFTGIAAQCLQKLPASNNKFTYNCDGHTFNYLVEDGFTYCVVAVESIGRQIPIAFLERIKEDFTKKYGGGKAATAVANSLNKEFGPKLKEQMQYCVDHPDEISKLAKVKAQVTEVKGVMMENIEKVLDRGEKIELLVDKTENLRSQAQDFRTQGTKMRRKMWLQNMKIKLIVLAIIVALILIIVLSVCGGFNCGSK; from the exons ATGGGGCAGCAGTCGTTGATCTACAGCTTCGTGGCGCGCGGCACCGTGATCCTGACAGAGTACACCGAGTTCACCGGCAACTTCACCGGAATTGCCGCGCAGTGCCTCCAGAAACTCCCCGCCTCCAACAACAAGTTCACCTACAACTGCGACGGCCACACCTTCAACTACCTCGTCGAGGATGGATTCA CATACTGTGTCGTGGCTGTTGAATCTATCGGAAGACAGATTCCTATCGCATTTCTTGAGCGAATCAAGGAGGATTTTACTAAGAAATATGGTGGAGGAAAGGCTGCCACAGCTGTTGCCAACAGCCTGAATAAAGAGTTCGG GCCCAAATTGAAAGAGCAAATGCAGTACTGTGTTGATCACCCAGATGAGATCAGTAAACTTGCAAAGGTGAAAGCTCAAGTTACAGAAGTTAAAGGAGTCATGATGGAAAACATTGAAAAG GTGCTTGACCGTGGAGAGAAAATTGAGCTCCTTGTTGATAAAACTGAGAATCTTCGCTCCCAG GCTCAAGATTTTAGGACGCAAGGAACGAAAATGAGGAGAAAGATGTGGCTGCAGAACATGAAGATAAAGCTGATAGTTCTTGCCATTATCGTTGCGTTGATCTTAATCATAGTTCTATCGGTGTGCGGTGGATTCAATTGCGGTAGTAAATAA